In Prosthecodimorpha staleyi, the DNA window CCACGCCCTTCGGCTGGCCGGTCGTGCCGGAGGTGTAGAGGATATAGAGCGGATCGGTCGCGGCGACCGGCGTGCACGGGACGGCGCGGCCGGCATTGGCGGCCATCGCGGCGCCGAGATCGTGGTCGCGGCCGGGCTTCAGCGCCGCGGCGACCTGCGGGCGCTGCAGCACGAAGACGGCTTCCGGCTTGTGGCCGGCGATCTCGATCGCCTCGTCGATCAGCGGCTTGTAGGCGATCACGCGGTTCGGCTCGATGCCGCAGGAGGCCGAAATGATGGCCTTCGGCTTGGCGTCGTCGATGCGCGTGGCCAGTTCGCGGGACGCGAAGCCGCCGAAGACCACCGAATGGATCGCGCCGATCCGGGCGCAGGCGAGCATCGCCACCGCGGCTTCCGGGATCATCGGCATGTAGACGATGACCACGTCGCCCTTGCCGATGCCGGCATCGACCAGCGTCGCCGCCAGGGCCTGCACGCTGACGAGCAGTTCGGCATAGCTGATCCGGGCCTTGGTGCCGGTCAGGGGGCTGTCGTAGATGATCGCCGCCTGCGCGCCGCGGCCGGCCGCCACGTGCCGGTCGACCGCATTGTGACAGGTGTTGCATTCGGCCCCGACGAACCAGCGCCCGTACACGCCGGCTTGCGGATCGAAGGCCTTGTCCCAGGGCTTGAACCAGTCGAGTTCCGCGGCAGCGGCGGCCCAGAAGCCCTCCGGGTCAGACTGCCACTGGCCATAGACATCGTTGTAGCGGCTCACCATCGTGTCATCCTCCCGACCCGCGCCCCCTCCGAGGGCCGCGTACTCTTGTTACGCCCCATAGGAAGCCGCAATCAGCCATTTGGCTATCCCGCGGCCGCATCCGTGCCATTCCGGAGCCGTCCGGCAGTTCCGAACCCGGCGCCGTTGCCCGTCTTCGGCAGAAGGGATAGACCCGGGCGCCGGGCGGCCGTCCTGTTCGGCCGCCGGCATTCCGGCCGACCTGCCGGCTCGAGGATCGTCGCGTGACCGAACCACCCTCCCGCGAACCCGAGACTCGGCGGACGGGCGCCGCGCCCTTCGTGCTGTGCCTGCATCTCGGCGCCCATCGCACCGGCACGACCCTCGTGCAGAACCGGATCGCCGCACTCCACGGCCGGCTCGGCGGCGAACGCTTCGTCTTCGTCCAGAACCAGGACCTGAAGGGCCAGCCCTGGGCCTTCTGGTGCCGCGGCCGCAAGGTCGAGGCCGACCCGGACGCCGATTTCGAGCGCCACCTGGCAGTGTGGCGGAAGAACGGACGCATCCTCCTGATCTCGGCGGAGGATTTCATCGGCACCACCGCCATGTTCGACGGTCGCGGCCTCTACCCTGAAGCCGGAACGCGGATCCGACGGCTGATGCGCCTCGCCTCCGCCCATCCGGAGATCGACGTCCGGCTTCTGATGCACATCCGCAGAACCCCCGATTTCCTCGCTTCCTGCCTGGCTCAGGAAGCCGCCAAGGGCCGGCGCGCCCGGCTGCGCGATCCGTCGCGGATCGATCCGGCCGGGTTCCGCTGGGCCGATCTCGTCGCGCGCATCGAGGCGGCCGCCGGGCAGCCGCTGGTGCTGCGCGATTTCGCCGATCTGCCGCGCCTGGGCGGGCGTGCCTACACCACCGATCTCCTGGCCGCCTTCGGGCTGCCAAATCCGACGCGACTGCAGAGCCTGGGGCCGCTCGGCGGTGCCGTCGACGCTCTGCCAGCGCGGATCGCGGACCGCATTCCGGGCCTCGGCCCCTGGCGACGGCCGAATGCCTCGCTCTCGACGCGCGGCGTGGCGCTGGCCGACGCCATGCGGTCCCATGTCGACGCGCAGACCTGGGCGCATGTGGTGCGTCCCTTTCTGAGCCGGCACTTCTCCGCCCGCACCGGCGAGCCGGCCGTCACGCTCGACCCGTCCCTGGCCGCGGCACTCGACGAGACGTGGGCGTCGGATCGGGCCGGTCTCGCCGACCGCCTTGCCGCGCGCCATCCACCGATCCGGAGCATCGCCCGCCCGTGACCGCTCAAGCTGTGACCGCCGATCTCCTGTTCTATCTCTTGGCCATCCCGGCCGCCGCGCTGGTCGGCGGGTCCAAGGGCGGCGTGCCGATGGTCGGGATGCTGGCGGTGCCGCTGCTGACGCTGGTCGTGCCGCCGATCCAGGCGGTCGGCATGCTGCTGCCGATCTACGTGGTCTCCGACATGTTCGGGTTGTGGGTCTATCGCCACGCCTTCGACCGCCGCAACCTCGCGATCCTGATCCCGGCCGGGATCGCCGGCGTCGGCGTCGGCTGGGCGACGGCGTCGCTGGTCTCGGAAGCCGCCGTCACGCTGATGCTCGGCCTGATCGGCCTCGCCTTCTGCCTGGACCGCTGGCTCCGCCCGGCCACGCTGGAGAGGAAGCCGGCCGACGTGCCGCGCGGCATTTTCTGGGGCATGCTGACCGGCTTCACCAGCTTCGTGTCGCATGCCGGCAGCCCGCCCTACCAATGGTACGTGCTGCCGCAGCGGCTCGACAAATATGTCTATGCCGGCACGACGACGATCCTGTTCGCGGTCATCAACCTGACCAAGCTGGCCCCCTTCTGGATGCTCGGGCAGCTCAATCTCGGCAGCCTGGAAACCGCCCTGACGCTCGCCCCGGCGGCCGTGATCGCCACCTTCGCCGGCGCCCGCGTGGTCAAGATGATCCCCGAGGGCGCCTTCTTCCGCCTGGTCGAGTTCGGCCTCTTTGCGATCTCCCTGAAACTGATCTGGGACGGCGCCCACGCGCTCGCCGGGTGAGAGCCGCATTCGCCCCATTGCGGCTTGCCTTGTGCCGACGGGCGGGGTCTATTCCCGGCCAAACGATGCGATGGGAGCGCCCGATGGCTGCGGAAACGAACTGGTATGCGATCGATCTCGACAAGAATCCGGCCAATTTCCAGCCCCTGACGCCGCTGAGCTTCCTGGAACGCTCCGCCAAGGTGTTTCCCGATCGCATTGCCATCATCCACGGCAAGGCCCGCACGAGCTATGCCGAGCTCTATGCCCGGTCCCGCCGGCTCGCCTCCGCGCTGGCCGCGCGCGGCATCGGCAA includes these proteins:
- a CDS encoding sulfite exporter TauE/SafE family protein, with amino-acid sequence MTAQAVTADLLFYLLAIPAAALVGGSKGGVPMVGMLAVPLLTLVVPPIQAVGMLLPIYVVSDMFGLWVYRHAFDRRNLAILIPAGIAGVGVGWATASLVSEAAVTLMLGLIGLAFCLDRWLRPATLERKPADVPRGIFWGMLTGFTSFVSHAGSPPYQWYVLPQRLDKYVYAGTTTILFAVINLTKLAPFWMLGQLNLGSLETALTLAPAAVIATFAGARVVKMIPEGAFFRLVEFGLFAISLKLIWDGAHALAG